The Spea bombifrons isolate aSpeBom1 chromosome 4, aSpeBom1.2.pri, whole genome shotgun sequence genome segment GGCTTCTCCCAGCCCCCAGTGCATTCAGAATTTCAGCAATAGGTCTTGCTCGGATCATTTTAACTGTGCCTAGATGGGGTAACATACAAATTGGCGGCTACAGACACATACGTTACATAGATACATGACATGAATTTAGTGTCATGAGGCTACTACATGCCAAAACAGAAGCATGCCAACCCATAAAATCATCATTCCCCAGTACTGCGTTGCACTTCTCATTTGTTCACTGTTTATCCAGATTCCTGATTGAGGTTGTCTCCTACCCAAGTCTGATATCAGCCTTCCTATATTTAACATAACACCcagtatttctatagcgcctTTCTCCCAGTGGGACGCAAAGCACTTTTTAGAGCATGCTCTCGGAATTAACTGAATCAGCAGCCGAATAACATTATGTTATTACCCAATGAATGGTACTCATTAATCGACCTCGGAAGGATGAAAGGCTAAGTTGAGCCTGCCAGGATTTGAACCTGAGACCATGAGAATTTGAAGAGGCTCTGCAGTCAGGGACATTTACCACCTGAGGGATCTCACCGGCTTTTAATTTCTATCTGGTACTGTGAACTAGGCGTTATTACAGATAATCTCTCTATTACAGAAAGATTACTCGGCCTGTCCACTGCGACCTTAAATTGAATGCATGATGATGATTTTCATGTGTTAGATGTAGCTTTTCAATGaataacaaacacatatatTAGGTAAATTTTTCCATGCATTCTCACCTGCTTTATCAACCCGCAACAGTTGTTGGTGGGATGCTTTGCGGAAGTTGCTTGTGGAGCTGAGGTTCCTTGCTATATCAGAGTGTACCCCTTGGGCCTCCAACATTGCTCGAAAACACTGAAGAGCAGATCCATTGTCCAGGGCTTTGGCAATGGCTTCTGCTCCTTGAACTTCTGAGTCAGCCTTACCACATAACCAAAGGAGGTGACCACCTACCGGACAACAGAAGACATGATGTTTTCTGcttcaattaatatttacaataatgtaactaaagaaaacatttattaacaatCAATGAATAAAGATTGtatatgataaaataaagcaaagtgtcaactggaaaaacatTCTCATTACAAAATGTTTCAGAATGACAAGGAAGTACTTCATTAGGGAGCCCTATAGAAAACATGTCATGGAACAGATCTAATTTGCTGACCTGTCCTTGTCACCAGTTCTCGTAGGTCCTGCGAACCAGCCCCTTCCAGGCACTCTAGTGCTTCTATTACTTCCAGAGTGTTTCCCACACAACGACCAATGGGGCTGTCCATGTTAGAAAGCAGCGCTATCGTGGGCGTCCCAAGTGAGACCCCAACACTGACCTGAGGAGACAAGATGCACATATTGTGATTTTACAAGTAGTATAGTATAAGTAGACAGCACAAATTAACATGCAGCCAAGACACAggctatttcttcttttttttttaatctatgatTTATTTGGACAGTATGAAGATTTGGATACTCAGAAACTCACAAGACTCTCTGCCAGAATTCTTGCCTCCTCTATGGTTGGGCTCTGAGCAGCCTCTCCGAATTTGACATCCAAGATCAGTGCTGAAACATTCTCAGCTACTTTCTTGCTCATCACTGAAGCTGCACAGAAATATAAGGGaccataccaaaaaaaaatgttgacagaaaccacaaattaaataaataaccataCCCGACCcctaaatacaaatacattaagATGAGGAAAGACATTGGAAGTTTTCAAAGGCACTATTTGGAGTTAGTAACTGGTACCTGTGATCAGTGGCAGACTATCTACCGTTGCTGTCACATCTCGAATTTCATAGAAAATTTTATCAGCTGGCACTAGATCTCCAGACTGTCCAACAATGCAGCAGCCGACTGATTGCAAAATCTTCTGCATCTaaaaagatagaagagagagatCTCTAATCAAGAGCTTCCAATGTTTTATGTACCATTGTTTGATTTGTCATGGTGACATAAAATGTGACACACATAAATTGTTTGTTAAATAGATTATTTCcccagggtgtgtgtgtctatgaTATTGGTCCAGTTGGGTTTTGCCCAGGATATCAAAACAGTGTCTGACAGCTGCTGCTTTTTATTGCTTATCTACAGAAAACACTGTGTGAACAGACAGCAAGAGTTAGAAAAGATCTGCATTTACAATCAAAGCATTATCTTTGTTTAATTCTATATGATGATGAAAATACAATAGGCACGATTGGCAGTCTCCATTCACTGAAGTAATCCCTTTGAGCCAGCCATGTCAGGATGCAATAGCAtgtttttgttgggtttttaaTCCCAGTGTTAACAGACTTGCCTCATTGTATACCGTTGATAAAGCAGTTAAATGATTTTGCTTTCTTCATGCTAATTTGGATAACAGCAATTCCTCCAGCGGTTACTATTTATTAGTGGTGGTGGAAATTAATGTTGTGCTTTAGTTAGAATAAGAGGGAAATATACCGACTAGAAATCAGACACTCAAAGCACTACACAATAGAAATGTATCATGTTATGTCTGTGTGCATGGTAATGGTTTCTAAAGCTCTATTGAAGCTAGCATACGCTCAAACCCTGGATGTTGTATGAGCCTAGCAGCACCCTTGCAGATTTTTAACACCCGCTATTATTCCATTTATGTCAAATAACAGTATGATCTTGGCTATTGTTCAGAGTCATCTCACTGTTTTTACTTATACCTGTGCAGGGCTTTGTTTTGCACTGAATCCTTGGAGAGATTCCAATTTATCGAGTGTCCCTCCTGTATGTCCCAACCCTCGTCcactgatcattggaacctaatgcacattaaaaaaaaaattaataacttttttaaaatatgaatttttaatatttttgcaatACAAATATCAGTGGGCTGGTTGGGTATATCAGAGTTCTTTCCTATAACTAGCATACTGAGAAGTGACACACCAAAGAGTTTTTTCCTCAAATACAATATTCTCCCGAATTGGTTAACCTGCTTCTCATTATGTACAAAATCATGTCCTTCCAAATACAACGATGAAGATGGCATCTCAATGTAATTAGTCAAGACAGCAATTTGGTGCCCATATTGccttttcagaaacaaaatgttgccAAATAAAGATAAGAATTTGAGACCCATTAgcaatatatagttatatttggATATTTCCTTGAGTTCATACCTTACAACCACAAGCAGCAAGTGCCGGTGCCAAAGGCAAGCTAACTTTATCCCCTACTCCTCCTGTGGAGTGTTTATCCACCAAAAACCCATTCCATTCTTCTGGCCACTGGAGCACGTGACCTGAAGCTACCAATTCCTTTGTAAGAGTCAGCGTCTCTTTCGGGTCCATTCCACGAATTCGGATGGCCATGAGTAGTGCACCtggaaataaatgattattataagTGTTAAGAGTGAGGCAACTTTAACTCATTTCTCATTGTCTTCCAATAAATTAAAGAGATCTGTAGTATATCAATCCTTAATGAATATGTGAGCTTCACAGCACCAAAATTGGACTTTAAAAATGTCTTCTAAAATCTCTTTTTATGCTGTTAAGTCTCCATGAAAGTACATCTGTTAAATCTAAATGAAAGGACATCTGCTATTCTTAGAAAACAAAACTTAAGGAATAACCTAGGTATACATTTTGCTATATTCTCTGTGAGCATCACTGAGTCTTCTAATGAGTTCCTTTTTACCTAGCTGACTCTCTTCAGCCTGGCCTGTCAAAGCTGCCTGCACCACATATCGGATCTCCTCTGATGTTAGTGCTGATCCATTACATTTCTTGGCAATAATGTCGGAGAAACGAAACTGAAGAATGTCTGTGGAAGccggaaaaaaagaagaacagctggaaaaatatgttttataaggTTTATACTGATTGAACTATGAACTACTGTGAACGTATCACTGCGTTCGTTTGTTTATGAAAAGACATACTTTTGCCTAAAATACATTGTAGGCTCTGTGGTAtcaatggaaacattttaatttagattCTTGCTTATTGTTTATCTGACCCGTATAACCATTTATCTGAGGACAGAATTGTGTTCAAAAGTTTGTGTAACACAAGTTTCAAGATGATCAATTAATCTCATCTTTTCACAATTTTTGTCAATTTATGTACATTAATAAGCACTTTTATTGAGAATATCTCCAATCCAATACAATGTATTAGCAAATTACTGATCTATTATCTTCAGATCCAGAtgtaattaatgtatttaaaatgatggCAGTTATAAATACAAAGATGACGAACTAAAGTAATCAGACCACATGCTATGCCTGTGAAACCAGCTCATACACTCATATTAGCTGGCATACTGCATGGAATAAGCTAGTATCATGGTGGCAAGAAGTATCCAGCAGTAGGAGAAgcctataaaaaatgtttattacatttttgtaacattaAACATCATGGTCACAAAGTACACATTCCATCACAACCCACAGTATACCTTCATATCCAGCATCTGCTTCTAGGGCCATCTGAAAAAGATCAGGCAAATATTTGAAAATCCTATACTAAAGTCGTATACTCATTATAATGTATAAAGAACTTATTTGCTACTTTGTTGCTTCACTCTCCCTACTTTTGCCATATTCCAATGACACCCTGTGACTCCCCGTGACTCCCTGTGACTCCCCGTGACTCCCTGTGACTCCCTGTGCACATACATTCAGGTTATCTTCTATTTTTCATTCCTCTATACTCACTGCATATTGAGGCTTTTTAATTCGATGTCTTATTTGTGGGGGTTTGGGGAGCCTTAATCATTTGGTTTCTTTCCCCTGTTATCTTTTGCTTGTTTCTCCGTTTCATTTATATTCTGGCATTAGAATGTTTGTTTCGAGGTACCTGGATTACTTTACTGGAAACGCTATCGCTTTTTAGTTTGGATTTGCAGGAGGTCACTGGCACCTTACCGTGCCCTGTTTCTGATCTTTGTTCTTTATATCATAACTACATGTATCATTGTGCTGGGTTCTCACCTCCGAGACGGCTTTCTGTCACGATGTCTCCTGGCTTTACCTTTTACTGGGTGCTGCTGTCGTTCTCTGCGAACCGCTGTCAGGCTGGATGAGTAAGGCGCAGGCAGCTGTGCTGGTGCTTTTCTGAAAGGGTCCCTACAGttgcatatatttttggtaAGATCTCCTGCACTTCAACCTCAGGATTTTCAAACGATGTCTGTAACTGTATTGGGGTTTCCGTCAAGGTGTGTGAGTGTGCATTGTTTCTGATTGAGAGTGTTGGATCGGTGTATTTGACGAGGTGTCTATGTCTGCCTATGTTCTAGAGCTGCTTCTGTAATTCTTTAACTTGCTCTTCCTGGCTGTGTTTCTTGCTGTCTCTCCTCCTGTCGCCGTATCTCCTTGTCCAGCTTGCACGATTACTAACGCTTCACACTTTATGaacttttcttcttcctccctagtcctccctccctgttcagctTCTGtataattaccccctcccctccctcttGTACCTCTTTTGACCAcctctgaccaatcagagaccgTGCAGTGATGGGCGTTCGCAGATAGACTATAGCAGAGGACATCTAGTGCATGTGGAACCCTGAAGGAGCTCATTGTGATACACAAGAGGGCCGGTACACACTTATTGGCAAATACTGTTTAAATGCTATGGTCATATCTGGTGATATAGTAAGCAGGGCATCATGTCGTTGGAAGGCTTAAACGTCATCCATACGGATGGTGTCCTGTTTCATTCAGATAATTTAAAAGTGTTGCCTTGGATTGTTTACTTATGTTAACTACTCCACCAGTGCTTTGGTTTAGGAGGTACAAGGCATTTAGAGGACACCATGGGTCTGTTGATCTTCCTATTCCTCAAATCTGTTGTTAAActattacataaaaaacatatagcCAGCATACCTTAAATGAAAATAGTCTAAATGTTATATGGTAggtataaatgtaataattaacaAAACCAAAGTTAATGTAAAGCATGCATTTAAGAAATAAGTTAAGGAATATAGAAAGCTCATCCTTTAAAAGGATGCACTCATGTTaaagcttttttaaaatttgctgCTAGAAATATcctttaaaacattaataaatatatttgaaagtaCTTCGATTTTTAAATTTGGTAATAAAAATACCCTGAAAAGGCATTTCAAAGTGATCTTAACATACACGTAGTTAGTTTGGCAATATGGACTTTTGAGATGGAAGCTGGTGAGTGTGAAGTGCCACCTTAATACTAGAGGCCCTCATTGaagagcaatatatatatttttatttgctgcCACAATTAGCACCTAAGGCAAAAATCCTAGGTCTGGGTGAAGAACGCCTGTGACTTTTATAAATCAAACAAGAATATAACGGCATGTTTTCTTTCTGCTCTGTCACACACAG includes the following:
- the TYMP gene encoding thymidine phosphorylase — encoded protein: MALEADAGYEDILQFRFSDIIAKKCNGSALTSEEIRYVVQAALTGQAEESQLGALLMAIRIRGMDPKETLTLTKELVASGHVLQWPEEWNGFLVDKHSTGGVGDKVSLPLAPALAACGCKVPMISGRGLGHTGGTLDKLESLQGFSAKQSPAQMQKILQSVGCCIVGQSGDLVPADKIFYEIRDVTATVDSLPLITASVMSKKVAENVSALILDVKFGEAAQSPTIEEARILAESLVSVGVSLGTPTIALLSNMDSPIGRCVGNTLEVIEALECLEGAGSQDLRELVTRTGGHLLWLCGKADSEVQGAEAIAKALDNGSALQCFRAMLEAQGVHSDIARNLSSTSNFRKASHQQLLRVDKAGTVKMIRARPIAEILNALGAGRSRATDIINHSVGAELLVEVGQHVEKGDPWIRIHYESPPLQDKQRQSLQASISIIDCPPFTPPSRIREIITHQGKSEETGTNMRREGETS